The following are encoded in a window of Glandiceps talaboti chromosome 5, keGlaTala1.1, whole genome shotgun sequence genomic DNA:
- the LOC144435396 gene encoding uncharacterized protein LOC144435396 produces the protein MTFLDAVWRDYPPYTSYDSDGGRLDGIVLGVIQSMLTKCCYGEISINYTTRVDNAVDMEIMYNENEEFSIAVPVTYPVTEYFKALNNGNSSIFLPVLESPGSVLVMPLNSSKQVGADLVQIIFEGWPLLLIIFISAGIAGIVMWLLDRWRNPIEFPRPFIRGFWEGFWWAFVTMTTVGYGDRSPRSIQARLFGIMWIIVGIAILSVFTAIVTTEMMAESSFVLQYNMEGMTLAVLNGTEQHRLVVDSGAEVYLFNSHEQMYQEVSSDNYDGFVLDQYSASVQTDVINKYGLGVAKFLNNPMHHGILVKNMNGNDIDCFREYLFLHRNQIFDKLKNDLHSIKPFSFVMLVGPEPLFHNQTITLILYTMAGWVCIVLIGIIWEFVYWRPMHRRKGKKEKKKKKVEFQENDKTINETQEELSTISENMTKKQQRRVINGQVNTAYVDYISPEYGDRECKVADDAHNGVMTERRVLMVARTRSKGISGLEGLIMRQNSELLCMEEEIVNFRQNWEIKVNAMQDRHKREQLEYLHSIKYGEMQPPY, from the exons ATGACGTTCCTGGATGCCGTATGGCGGGACTACCCTCCATACACGAGCTACGACAGCGATGGCGGTCGTCTAGATGGTATTGTACTAGGCGTGATTCAATCCATGCTTACTAAATGTTGTTACGGTGAAATTAGTATTAACTACACGACGCGGGTTGACAACGCGGTAGATATGGAAATAATGTATAACGAAAACGAGGAATTTTCAATTGCCGTACCAGTCACCTATCCCGTGACTGAATATTTCAAAGCTCTCAACAATGGCAATTCCTCCATATTCCTCCCTGTCCTAGAATCACCGGGCTCCGTGCTCGTTATGCCACTAAACAGCAGCAAACAAGTTGGCGCTGACTTAGTGCAAATCATCTTTGAAGGGTGGCCACTGTTGTTGATAATCTTCATATCAGCTGGAATTGCGGGCATTGTCATGTGGCTATTG GACAGATGGCGAAATCCTATTGAATTCCCAAGACCTTTTATTCGAGGATTCTGGGAAGGCTTTTGGTGGGCttttgttactatgacaacagtTGG ATATGGTGATAGGTCCCCACGTTCTATACAAGCCCGTTTATTTGGTATTATGTGGATAATCGTTGGTATCGCCATTTTGTCTGTCTTCACTGCTATCGTCACAACCGAGATGATGGCAGAGAGTTCGTTCGTCTTGCAGTACAATATGGAAGGAATGACG TTGGCCGTTTTGAATGGCACAGAACAACACCGACTCGTGGTAGATTCCGGTGCAGAAGTTTACT TATTCAACTCTCACGAGCAAATGTACCAAGAAGTGTCCTCCGATAACTATGATGGCTTTGTGCTGGACCAGTACTCGGCGTCTGTGCAAACTGACGTGATCAACAAATACGGCCTAGGAGTGGCAAAATTTCTGAACAATCCAATGCATCATGGAATATTGGTCAAAAATATGAACGGCAACGATATAGACTGTTTCAgagaatatttatttttgcatcGTAATCAAATCTTCGACAAATTAAAGAACGACCTCCATTCAATCAAG CCCTTTAGTTTCGTAATGTTGGTGGGACCTGAAccactgttccacaatcaaaccATCACATTGATTCTTTACACAATGGCCGGATGGGTTTGTATTGTGTTGATTGGCATCATATGGGAATTCGTATACTGGAGACCAATGCACCGAAGAAAAG ggaaaaaagagaagaaaaagaagaaggtGGAATTTCAAGAAAATGATAAGACAATTAATGAAACACAAGAAGAATTGTCGACAATTAGTGAAAACATGACCAAGAAACAGCAAAGAAGAGTGATAAATGGTCAAGTCAATACTGCGTACGTCGACTACATATCGCCAGAGTACGGAGACAGAGAGTGCAAGGTCGCTGATGACGCACATAATGGTGTAATGACCGAGCGTCGAGTATTGATGGTGGCCCGTACTCGGTCCAAGGGAATCAGCGGTCTCGAGGGGCTGATCATGAGGCAGAATTCGGAGTTGCTGTGCATGGAAGAAGAAATTGTGAACTTTCGACAAAACTGGGAGATAAAAGTGAACGCCATGCAAGA